Proteins encoded in a region of the Methylosinus trichosporium OB3b genome:
- a CDS encoding YbjN domain-containing protein, whose protein sequence is MTIASLTLDELRELVQQAGYRVETATDPVAAVPYLRSATSGLSFDIRPGSRLAGEGEARFVDIALVCVLQIGGEAPAELINGWNVARRFARLQSGGAFVALCMDVSAVGGVTRAHLRAQIEVWDRLVQDLVVYLREGLRAPAAAPAPR, encoded by the coding sequence ATGACCATTGCTTCTCTGACCCTCGACGAGCTGCGCGAGTTGGTGCAGCAGGCGGGCTATCGCGTCGAGACGGCGACCGATCCGGTCGCCGCCGTCCCCTATCTCCGCTCGGCCACGAGCGGCCTTTCCTTCGACATCCGGCCGGGCAGCCGCCTCGCGGGCGAAGGCGAGGCGCGCTTCGTCGACATTGCCCTCGTCTGCGTGCTGCAGATCGGCGGCGAAGCGCCGGCGGAGCTGATCAACGGCTGGAACGTCGCGCGGCGTTTCGCGCGGCTCCAGAGCGGCGGCGCCTTCGTCGCTCTCTGCATGGACGTCTCGGCGGTCGGCGGCGTGACGCGCGCGCATCTGCGCGCGCAGATCGAGGTGTGGGACCGTCTCGTCCAAGACCTCGTCGTCTATTTGCGCGAAGGCTTGCGCGCGCCGGCGGCCGCGCCGGCCCCTCGATAA
- a CDS encoding peptidylprolyl isomerase, producing the protein MSIVTKNSAILSAALRVLAIGAVVAAPAGAMAQILPSTAQRPKPAPQVSAIKPQAPAPAASAKTSDDVVAHVGATDITTSQLRAYVEALGAREQAAIAKEPGLLSQAVRAMLNERVVLQEALAKKWDQQPKVAAQLEQLRERALVESYLQSVSVPPADYPSEEELQKAYDANRSSFVVPRQFQLGHIFVQSPKDADRATEDKAKKTLEDIQRKLKSGADFAAVAKAQSEAKDGGELGWLAEGQIRPEIRTRVMGLVKGAVSEPIQLDDGWHFVKLIDTKASTTRPLAEAREQLAQQMRVERAGLLRRAYVAELVKRNPPVVNEIALSNILDAARK; encoded by the coding sequence ATGAGCATTGTGACGAAAAATTCCGCGATCCTGTCCGCAGCGCTTCGCGTGCTCGCGATCGGAGCGGTCGTTGCGGCTCCAGCGGGCGCGATGGCGCAGATTCTCCCTTCGACCGCGCAAAGACCGAAGCCTGCGCCGCAGGTTTCGGCGATCAAGCCGCAAGCTCCGGCGCCGGCGGCGAGCGCCAAGACGAGCGACGACGTGGTGGCGCATGTCGGTGCGACCGACATCACCACGAGCCAGCTGCGCGCCTATGTGGAGGCGCTCGGCGCGCGCGAGCAGGCGGCCATCGCCAAGGAGCCGGGCCTGCTCTCACAAGCCGTGCGGGCGATGCTCAATGAGCGCGTCGTGCTGCAGGAGGCGCTCGCCAAGAAATGGGATCAGCAGCCCAAGGTGGCGGCGCAGCTCGAGCAGCTGCGCGAGCGTGCGCTCGTCGAGAGCTATCTGCAATCGGTCTCGGTCCCGCCCGCCGACTATCCGAGCGAGGAGGAGCTGCAGAAGGCCTATGACGCCAATCGCAGCTCCTTCGTGGTTCCGCGTCAATTCCAGCTCGGCCATATCTTCGTTCAGTCGCCGAAGGACGCCGACCGCGCGACCGAGGACAAAGCGAAGAAGACTCTCGAGGACATCCAACGCAAGCTGAAATCGGGCGCGGATTTCGCCGCTGTCGCGAAGGCGCAGAGCGAGGCCAAGGACGGCGGCGAGCTCGGCTGGCTGGCCGAAGGCCAGATCCGTCCCGAAATTCGCACGCGCGTGATGGGCCTCGTCAAAGGCGCCGTGTCGGAGCCGATTCAGCTCGACGACGGCTGGCATTTCGTCAAGCTCATCGACACCAAGGCGTCGACCACGCGTCCGCTCGCAGAAGCGCGTGAGCAGCTCGCGCAGCAGATGCGCGTGGAGCGCGCCGGCCTGCTGCGCCGCGCCTATGTCGCCGAGCTCGTCAAGCGCAACCCGCCCGTCGTCAATGAGATCGCGCTGTCGAACATTCTCGACGCAGCGCGCAAATAA
- a CDS encoding putative porin, giving the protein MFEIKFGARRGTLLAASLTALICATPSFAQGAGDAADAVDIGKSPESKRPKVTKARAISPNATINLVNLLVKQGVLTEEQARSLIDQAEKEAYVQRQATKDATAKAGDAAKAAVAASAAASPPGVKHVTYVPEIVKRQLRDDIKKEVMAQAQKENWASPGVFPEWATRIRFYGDMRIRYRGIYYPSGNDQVNAVNFNAINTGSPYDVSQSNAYYWPTVDVSQNRNQFRFRARLGMEADLSDGFTVGMRFAGGENNSPVSQNQTFGYNGGNFVKYSLWIDRAFFKYQPVDGFSITAGRMDNPFWSPSDLVWYSDIGFDGFAAKGHYEVAEGVTAFASGGAFPLFNTDLNAGINLPSYDQGPPTSLPSHDKWLYGAQLGIAGKIDPEYSFKLAATYYDFNNVQGKVSSACVVSSASDVCDTDMTRPGFAQRGNSYMPLRSIIADSSNNYGTANQFQYFGLLQQFRPVVVGGQFDIASFDPIHVILDGEYIVNTAFSRSALLQSLAVNNFQSTSDGTIGRYGAGNMGYLASVTVGRKEIRHLWEWNVLAGYRYLQSDAMVDAFVDNSFGLGGTNLKGYFVGGNLGVGENVWLTMRWMSADNIAGSRYAVDVLHLDLNGKF; this is encoded by the coding sequence ATGTTCGAGATAAAATTTGGAGCGCGCCGCGGAACGCTGCTCGCCGCGTCACTCACCGCTCTGATCTGCGCGACTCCATCCTTCGCGCAGGGCGCGGGCGATGCGGCGGATGCGGTGGATATCGGCAAATCACCCGAGTCGAAGCGGCCGAAAGTCACGAAGGCGCGAGCGATCTCGCCCAATGCGACGATCAATCTGGTCAATCTTCTGGTGAAGCAGGGCGTGCTCACCGAGGAGCAGGCGCGCTCGCTGATCGATCAGGCCGAGAAGGAGGCCTATGTGCAGCGCCAGGCCACCAAGGATGCGACGGCCAAGGCCGGCGACGCCGCCAAGGCCGCTGTCGCCGCCAGCGCCGCCGCCTCGCCGCCCGGCGTCAAGCATGTGACCTATGTGCCCGAGATCGTGAAGCGGCAATTGCGCGATGACATCAAGAAGGAAGTGATGGCGCAGGCGCAAAAGGAGAATTGGGCGTCTCCCGGCGTCTTCCCGGAATGGGCGACGCGCATCCGCTTCTATGGCGACATGCGCATTCGCTACCGCGGCATTTATTATCCGAGCGGAAACGATCAGGTCAACGCGGTCAATTTCAATGCTATCAACACCGGATCGCCCTATGACGTAAGTCAGAGCAACGCATATTATTGGCCCACGGTCGACGTGTCGCAAAATCGCAATCAGTTTCGCTTCCGCGCCCGGCTCGGCATGGAAGCCGATCTCAGCGACGGCTTCACGGTCGGCATGCGCTTCGCTGGCGGCGAAAATAATTCTCCCGTGTCGCAGAACCAGACTTTCGGCTACAATGGCGGAAATTTCGTGAAATATTCGCTGTGGATCGATCGTGCCTTTTTCAAATACCAGCCGGTCGACGGCTTCTCGATCACCGCCGGGCGAATGGACAATCCGTTCTGGTCGCCGAGCGATCTCGTCTGGTATTCGGACATTGGCTTCGACGGATTTGCGGCGAAGGGCCACTATGAAGTCGCGGAGGGCGTCACGGCCTTCGCGTCCGGCGGCGCCTTTCCGCTCTTCAACACAGATCTCAACGCCGGCATCAATCTTCCCTCTTATGATCAGGGTCCGCCCACTTCGCTTCCGAGCCATGACAAATGGCTGTACGGGGCGCAGCTCGGCATTGCTGGGAAGATCGACCCCGAATATTCGTTCAAACTCGCCGCAACTTATTACGACTTCAACAATGTGCAGGGAAAAGTGTCGAGCGCCTGCGTCGTCTCGAGCGCATCGGATGTGTGCGACACCGATATGACGCGTCCGGGATTCGCACAGCGCGGCAATTCTTATATGCCGCTGCGCTCGATCATCGCCGATTCATCGAATAACTACGGCACGGCCAATCAATTTCAGTATTTTGGACTGCTGCAGCAATTCCGCCCAGTGGTCGTCGGCGGCCAGTTCGATATCGCGTCCTTCGATCCGATCCATGTGATCCTCGACGGCGAATATATCGTCAACACGGCCTTCAGCCGCAGCGCGTTGCTGCAAAGTCTCGCCGTCAATAATTTCCAGTCGACGAGCGATGGGACGATCGGGCGATACGGCGCCGGCAACATGGGCTATCTCGCGAGCGTTACCGTCGGACGCAAGGAAATCCGGCATTTGTGGGAGTGGAACGTTCTCGCCGGCTACAGATATCTGCAGTCGGACGCGATGGTGGACGCTTTCGTGGACAACAGCTTCGGGCTCGGCGGCACGAATCTGAAAGGCTATTTCGTCGGCGGCAATCTCGGCGTCGGCGAGAATGTCTGGCTTACCATGCGCTGGATGAGCGCCGACAATATCGCCGGTTCGCGGTACGCCGTCGATGTCCTGCATCTCGATCTCAACGGGAAGTTCTGA
- a CDS encoding energy transducer TonB family protein has protein sequence MKLPIDWKFQRPRAPAPRGPRRRGWLERYRMAITVGALTLMIGGVVVALTRHDDQPPARQVRELTVIALPPPPPPPPPPPPDQKLIEETKLEEQPPEFQEQKPIEEPKADPVKDAKADEPPGPLSLDAKGQGPGDAFGLGGKPGGTGFGGGGGGGGGWGWYVSIVRSQLGSALEQNKKTRKAKMRRNIRVWVDQTGRVTRVQLAGSTGDPELDAALRNEVFSNLTLREPPPKGMPMPIILRITEERPS, from the coding sequence ATGAAGTTGCCGATCGATTGGAAATTTCAACGCCCGCGCGCGCCCGCGCCGCGCGGGCCGCGGCGCCGCGGTTGGCTCGAGCGCTACCGGATGGCGATCACGGTCGGCGCGCTCACGCTGATGATCGGCGGAGTCGTCGTGGCGCTGACGCGCCACGACGATCAGCCGCCGGCGCGGCAGGTGCGCGAGCTCACGGTCATCGCACTGCCGCCGCCTCCGCCCCCTCCGCCTCCGCCGCCGCCCGATCAGAAGTTGATCGAGGAAACGAAGCTCGAGGAGCAGCCGCCGGAATTTCAGGAGCAGAAGCCGATCGAGGAGCCCAAGGCCGATCCGGTGAAGGACGCCAAGGCCGACGAGCCGCCGGGCCCGCTGTCGCTCGATGCGAAAGGGCAGGGGCCGGGCGACGCCTTCGGCCTCGGCGGCAAGCCCGGCGGGACCGGATTCGGCGGGGGCGGCGGGGGCGGCGGCGGATGGGGCTGGTACGTCTCCATTGTGCGGTCGCAGCTGGGCAGCGCGCTCGAGCAGAACAAGAAGACGCGCAAGGCCAAGATGCGCCGCAACATCCGGGTGTGGGTGGATCAAACGGGACGCGTCACTCGCGTGCAGCTCGCCGGCTCGACCGGCGATCCGGAGCTCGATGCCGCGCTGCGCAACGAGGTGTTCAGCAATCTGACGCTGCGCGAACCGCCGCCGAAAGGAATGCCGATGCCGATCATTCTTCGCATCACGGAGGAGCGTCCGAGCTGA
- a CDS encoding ExbD/TolR family protein, with amino-acid sequence MKAQDDGKPYDDINITPMLDLAYVLLVIFIIMTTATVQGQKVNLPKASAAPSLATQTTKAITVGADGKIFLDTIPVTLPELEQRLIQQKALTPDFPIVLRGDAQAQYQSVINVLDLLSRIGLAQVGLATKPLVK; translated from the coding sequence ATGAAGGCGCAGGACGACGGCAAGCCGTATGACGACATCAACATCACCCCGATGCTCGATCTCGCTTATGTGCTGCTGGTGATCTTCATCATCATGACCACGGCGACGGTGCAGGGGCAGAAGGTCAATTTGCCCAAGGCCTCGGCGGCGCCGAGCCTCGCGACGCAGACGACGAAGGCGATCACCGTCGGCGCCGACGGCAAAATCTTCCTGGACACGATCCCGGTCACTCTGCCCGAGCTCGAGCAGCGGCTCATTCAGCAAAAGGCGCTGACGCCGGATTTTCCCATTGTTCTGCGCGGCGACGCGCAGGCTCAATATCAAAGTGTCATCAATGTGCTCGATCTTCTGTCGCGCATCGGCCTCGCGCAGGTCGGGCTCGCCACCAAGCCGTTGGTGAAATGA
- a CDS encoding DUF2341 domain-containing protein, giving the protein MLLPLAMLALCSSSAMAWWNDEWEMRKKITIDASATGANITDPIGAAPVLVRLHMGNFRFSSAKEDGSDIRFVAGDDKTPLKYHIEKFDSLLGEALVWVGANVQAGGKTDIWLYYGNKKAVAAPDAKGTYDPDALLTYHFAERGTPAMDSTVWGHNATAAGQSADGAIIGSGVRLDGHAAVALPSTPTMAVPAASAFSLSLWAKPAAQTPNAILYSRRDGADAFIVGLDNGAPFVEVANAGAVSRSAAGAPVVANSWRHIAVVADAGHVTLYLDGALYAKLDAVLPALQSAATLGPETDAATPGFVGDIDELQMAKAARSAGFVKFAAISQGSDPSKLVSFSVDEEAAGWSSGYLAIILRSVTLDGWIVIGLLMIMAAVSWMVMIDRTSYVNRQSKANEQFIKSFRDMATDLTSLDHGDAEDIASIGGRVGESEAEMMRVSALYRIYHIGASEISHRFAAAGGRPTALSGASIAAIRAALDSGVVKETQQLNRMMVVLTIAISGGPFLGLLGTVVGVMITFAAIAASGDVNVNAIAPGIAAALVATVAGLAVAIPALFGYNYLISRIKDLTSEIHVFVDEFVTKMAEAYSERRGDVAERPAAGE; this is encoded by the coding sequence ATGCTTCTGCCGCTGGCGATGCTGGCCTTGTGCTCGTCCTCCGCCATGGCCTGGTGGAACGACGAATGGGAGATGCGCAAGAAGATCACCATCGACGCCAGCGCCACCGGCGCCAATATCACCGATCCGATCGGCGCCGCGCCGGTGCTGGTGCGTTTGCATATGGGCAATTTCCGCTTCTCATCGGCGAAGGAGGACGGCAGCGACATTCGCTTCGTCGCCGGCGACGACAAGACGCCGCTCAAATATCACATCGAGAAATTCGACTCGTTGCTCGGCGAGGCGCTGGTGTGGGTCGGCGCCAATGTGCAGGCGGGCGGCAAGACCGACATCTGGCTCTATTACGGCAATAAGAAAGCCGTCGCGGCGCCGGACGCCAAGGGCACTTACGATCCCGACGCTCTGCTCACCTATCACTTCGCCGAGCGCGGGACGCCGGCGATGGATTCGACCGTGTGGGGGCATAATGCGACTGCCGCCGGGCAAAGCGCCGACGGCGCCATCATCGGCTCCGGCGTGAGGCTCGACGGCCATGCGGCTGTCGCGCTTCCGTCCACGCCGACGATGGCCGTTCCCGCCGCTTCCGCCTTCAGCCTGTCGCTCTGGGCGAAGCCGGCGGCGCAGACGCCCAACGCCATTCTCTACAGCCGCCGCGACGGCGCCGACGCGTTCATCGTCGGCCTCGACAATGGCGCGCCTTTCGTCGAGGTGGCCAATGCGGGCGCGGTCAGCCGCAGCGCCGCGGGCGCGCCGGTGGTCGCCAACTCCTGGCGCCATATCGCCGTCGTCGCTGACGCCGGCCATGTGACGCTCTATCTCGATGGCGCCCTCTATGCGAAGCTCGACGCGGTTCTGCCGGCGCTGCAGAGCGCCGCTACGCTCGGCCCCGAGACCGACGCCGCGACGCCCGGTTTCGTCGGCGACATCGATGAGCTGCAGATGGCCAAGGCCGCGCGCTCGGCCGGCTTCGTCAAATTCGCGGCGATCAGCCAGGGCTCCGACCCGAGCAAGCTCGTCTCCTTCAGCGTCGATGAAGAGGCGGCGGGCTGGTCGTCCGGCTATCTGGCGATCATCCTGCGCTCGGTCACGCTCGACGGCTGGATCGTGATCGGCCTGCTGATGATCATGGCGGCGGTCAGCTGGATGGTGATGATCGACCGCACCTCCTATGTGAATCGCCAGTCCAAGGCCAATGAGCAGTTCATCAAGAGCTTTCGCGATATGGCGACCGATCTGACGTCGCTCGATCACGGCGATGCGGAGGATATCGCTTCGATCGGCGGTCGCGTCGGCGAGAGCGAGGCGGAAATGATGCGCGTCTCGGCGCTCTATCGCATCTATCACATCGGCGCCTCGGAGATATCACATCGCTTCGCCGCCGCTGGCGGCCGACCGACCGCGCTGTCGGGCGCGTCGATCGCGGCCATTCGTGCCGCGCTCGACAGCGGCGTCGTCAAGGAGACGCAGCAGCTCAACCGCATGATGGTGGTGCTGACCATCGCCATTTCCGGCGGGCCGTTCCTCGGCCTGCTCGGCACGGTGGTCGGCGTCATGATCACCTTCGCCGCCATCGCGGCGAGCGGCGACGTCAATGTGAACGCCATCGCGCCGGGCATCGCCGCGGCGCTGGTGGCGACGGTCGCCGGCCTCGCCGTCGCGATTCCCGCGCTGTTCGGCTACAATTATCTCATCTCCCGCATCAAGGATCTGACCAGCGAGATTCACGTCTTCGTCGACGAGTTCGTGACGAAGATGGCCGAAGCCTATTCCGAGCGTCGCGGCGACGTCGCCGAGCGGCCGGCGGCAGGGGAGTAA
- a CDS encoding ShlB/FhaC/HecB family hemolysin secretion/activation protein, protein MVLSKGEAGARRCLRLRGDFDRSAIAVFVAFGALTAAASPAWSTSAAKTGEGEAQRRAAASDDAGKSSPAAGNAAAAAKEAASKPAPPARFDIDDFAVEGADRLTQVDVEEAIYPFLGPGRTSDDVEKARAALEKAYHDRGFQTVGVSVPQQSVKGGVVILKVAELKVGRLRVKNARYFDVDQIKARASSLKEGTVPDFGKVTKDIVALNQWPDRRVTPSLRAGVTPGTVDVDLTVEDKLPVHANIELNNRRSPNTSALRTVGTVRYDNLWQLGHSLSFTYQVAPERSKDAEVFSGSYLARIPDVEWLSVLAYGLSSRSDVATVGGVNVVGPGQTIGARAIMSLPSVENLYHSVSAGLDYKHYGQVVRLGTDVTSSPITYYPLVVTYGGAYQTESFTTQLSASVTLNMRAPSSDRTAFDNKRFRASGRFAHFNLDVSHLQELPEGFQAYARFVGQIADGPLVSSEQISVGGLDSVRGYLESEVLGDNGAVGSFELRSPDVGEMLQDTVKRGAPEGEPPITVFNDWRLFGFVDKGVAEILSPLAEQQAHFNPWSYGFGARVKLLDHVSGMFVYSTPMVRQTYTQAREPRLNFRVWGEF, encoded by the coding sequence ATGGTTCTGTCCAAGGGTGAGGCGGGAGCCCGCAGATGCTTGCGGCTCCGGGGCGATTTCGATCGTTCCGCCATCGCCGTTTTCGTGGCTTTCGGGGCTTTGACGGCGGCGGCGTCGCCGGCGTGGTCGACGAGCGCCGCGAAAACGGGGGAGGGCGAAGCGCAGAGGCGCGCCGCCGCGTCCGATGATGCGGGCAAATCTTCCCCCGCCGCGGGCAACGCCGCCGCCGCCGCCAAGGAGGCGGCGAGCAAGCCAGCTCCGCCGGCGCGCTTCGACATCGACGATTTCGCCGTCGAGGGCGCCGATCGGCTGACGCAGGTCGATGTCGAGGAGGCGATCTATCCGTTCCTCGGTCCCGGCCGAACCTCGGATGATGTCGAGAAGGCCCGCGCCGCGCTGGAGAAGGCCTATCACGACAGAGGCTTTCAGACCGTCGGCGTCTCCGTGCCTCAGCAGAGCGTGAAGGGCGGCGTCGTCATCCTCAAGGTCGCGGAGCTGAAGGTCGGCCGGCTTCGCGTCAAGAACGCGCGCTATTTCGACGTAGACCAGATCAAAGCGCGAGCCTCCTCGCTGAAGGAGGGGACCGTCCCCGATTTCGGCAAAGTGACGAAGGACATCGTCGCGCTCAATCAATGGCCCGACCGCCGCGTGACGCCCTCGCTGCGCGCCGGCGTCACGCCGGGCACAGTGGACGTCGACCTCACCGTCGAGGATAAGCTGCCGGTCCATGCGAATATCGAGCTCAACAACCGGCGCTCGCCCAACACATCGGCGCTGCGCACGGTCGGCACCGTTCGTTATGACAATCTGTGGCAGCTCGGCCATTCGCTGAGCTTCACCTATCAAGTCGCGCCCGAGCGGTCCAAGGATGCGGAAGTCTTCTCCGGCTCCTATCTCGCGCGCATTCCGGATGTCGAATGGCTGTCCGTGCTCGCCTACGGCCTCTCTTCGCGGAGCGATGTGGCGACCGTCGGCGGCGTGAATGTTGTCGGTCCCGGCCAGACGATCGGCGCACGCGCCATCATGTCGCTGCCATCGGTCGAGAATTTGTACCACTCGGTATCCGCGGGACTCGACTATAAGCATTATGGTCAGGTCGTGCGGCTCGGAACCGACGTCACCTCGTCGCCGATCACTTATTATCCGCTCGTCGTCACCTATGGCGGCGCCTATCAGACAGAAAGCTTCACCACTCAGCTCAGCGCCTCGGTCACCTTGAACATGCGGGCGCCGAGCAGTGATCGGACGGCTTTCGACAACAAGCGCTTCCGGGCGAGCGGACGCTTCGCCCATTTCAATCTCGACGTCTCGCATCTGCAGGAGCTTCCGGAGGGCTTTCAGGCCTATGCGCGCTTCGTCGGCCAGATCGCCGACGGTCCGCTGGTGTCGAGCGAGCAGATCAGCGTCGGGGGTCTCGACAGCGTCAGAGGCTATCTCGAATCCGAGGTTCTGGGCGACAATGGCGCGGTCGGCAGCTTCGAGCTGCGCAGTCCCGACGTCGGCGAGATGCTGCAGGACACGGTCAAACGCGGAGCGCCCGAGGGCGAGCCGCCGATCACGGTTTTCAACGATTGGCGCTTGTTCGGTTTCGTCGACAAGGGCGTCGCCGAAATTCTGTCTCCGCTCGCGGAGCAGCAGGCGCATTTCAATCCGTGGAGCTACGGCTTCGGAGCGCGGGTCAAGCTGCTCGATCATGTGAGCGGCATGTTCGTCTATTCGACGCCGATGGTCCGCCAAACCTACACGCAGGCGAGAGAGCCGCGCCTCAATTTCCGAGTCTGGGGTGAATTCTGA
- a CDS encoding FecR/PupR family sigma factor regulator: MRLKSGEATDADLEALQRWREASPLHEEAFRDAARLWRRIRAAARELAEEAHADKARAAAAPRRSWRGALISFGHRPRR; encoded by the coding sequence GTGCGACTGAAGTCGGGCGAGGCGACCGACGCCGATCTCGAGGCGCTGCAGCGCTGGCGCGAAGCGAGCCCGCTTCATGAAGAGGCGTTCCGCGATGCGGCGCGCCTGTGGCGACGCATTCGCGCCGCGGCGCGGGAGCTCGCCGAGGAGGCGCACGCCGACAAGGCGCGTGCGGCGGCCGCGCCTCGGAGGAGCTGGCGCGGCGCGCTGATCTCCTTTGGTCATCGTCCGAGGCGCTGA
- a CDS encoding RNA polymerase sigma factor: protein MIETNRARLCSQLVQSYDELVKQLTRRLGSSDFAHEALHEAFLRLDRVNDATPVRSPKDYIFCTAINIAKDHKKAGLRRLSAASVDVLLDLCDESPDPSRVAEARSEIEAFKRAMAQLPPRRREVLQRIAIEGRTAQEVATSLQVTTRTVETDLKHALTHCADSLSRKPVARLGGPRPRA from the coding sequence GTGATCGAAACCAACCGCGCGCGTTTGTGCAGCCAGCTCGTGCAGAGCTATGACGAGCTGGTCAAGCAGCTGACGAGGCGACTGGGCTCGTCGGATTTCGCGCATGAGGCGCTGCACGAGGCGTTTCTGCGTCTCGACCGGGTCAATGATGCGACCCCGGTGCGCAGCCCCAAGGACTATATCTTCTGCACGGCGATCAACATCGCCAAGGACCACAAGAAGGCCGGGCTGCGCCGCCTGAGCGCGGCGTCCGTGGACGTGCTGCTCGACCTTTGCGACGAATCGCCGGACCCGTCGCGGGTCGCCGAGGCGCGCTCCGAGATCGAGGCGTTCAAGCGCGCGATGGCGCAGCTGCCGCCCCGGCGCCGAGAGGTGCTGCAGCGGATCGCCATCGAGGGCCGGACGGCGCAGGAGGTGGCGACCAGCCTGCAGGTGACGACGCGCACCGTCGAGACCGATCTGAAGCACGCCTTGACGCATTGCGCCGACAGTCTCAGCCGCAAGCCGGTGGCGCGTCTCGGCGGGCCGCGGCCGCGGGCCTGA
- a CDS encoding SRPBCC domain-containing protein, whose protein sequence is MGEKPEITVGTDSPAISLQRTFDAPPSRVFEAFTRAEGVERWFRPSGLRLLECEIDLRVGGSWRVALRGPQGETHRLGGEYREIDPPRRLVQTLRSDDAPQIEAVETLVFTEVDGKTRLTSAVDHMSMEGRDRHIASGLEKRAAQLLDRLDEHLQFGSAAAETESDPPFAAPADRKPARIGPIAAALAALVALVGAGAYWTSHREPSGGAAAPASAARKVSASGSLVAVGAVPLRAGLAGAIELVDCEVGGEVAVGTVCATIDERDHEAARDRAETALAAAQERLQSERSRVELATDAVEREKRAGKRRAGARAADKAQAALADAQRREAQAETAFNEAQAAFASAIETVTKSRILSSIDGAVVSRNAEVGAKVAEADELFVVAPAPLALQIEAHAADASAVHVGDKASFTVDALGDRAFTGTVAKLGEADLVVIDAADPDHALKPGMTANVEIETGARPQ, encoded by the coding sequence ATGGGCGAGAAACCCGAGATCACAGTGGGGACCGACAGCCCCGCCATTTCTCTGCAGCGGACATTCGACGCGCCGCCGTCGCGCGTATTCGAGGCGTTCACACGCGCCGAGGGCGTCGAGCGCTGGTTCCGGCCGAGCGGCCTCCGCCTCCTCGAATGCGAGATCGATTTGCGCGTCGGCGGCAGCTGGCGCGTCGCGCTGCGCGGGCCGCAGGGCGAGACGCATCGCCTCGGCGGCGAATATCGCGAGATCGACCCGCCGCGCCGGCTCGTGCAGACGCTGCGCTCCGACGACGCGCCGCAGATCGAAGCGGTGGAGACCCTCGTCTTCACCGAAGTCGACGGCAAGACGCGGCTGACCAGCGCCGTGGACCATATGTCCATGGAGGGCCGCGACCGCCACATCGCCTCCGGTCTGGAGAAGCGCGCGGCGCAATTGCTCGATCGGCTCGATGAGCATCTCCAATTCGGCTCCGCGGCGGCGGAAACCGAATCGGATCCGCCTTTCGCCGCGCCGGCCGACCGCAAGCCCGCGCGAATCGGCCCAATCGCGGCGGCGCTCGCCGCTCTCGTGGCGCTCGTCGGCGCCGGCGCCTATTGGACCTCGCATCGGGAGCCGAGCGGTGGCGCCGCAGCGCCCGCGTCCGCGGCGCGGAAGGTGAGCGCTTCGGGCTCGCTCGTCGCCGTCGGCGCGGTTCCCTTGCGCGCCGGACTCGCCGGCGCGATCGAGCTGGTCGATTGCGAGGTTGGCGGCGAGGTCGCGGTCGGCACAGTGTGCGCGACTATCGACGAGCGCGACCATGAGGCCGCACGCGACCGCGCCGAAACAGCGCTCGCCGCCGCGCAGGAGCGGCTCCAGAGCGAAAGATCGCGCGTCGAGCTGGCGACGGATGCGGTGGAACGCGAGAAGCGCGCGGGCAAGCGCCGGGCCGGCGCGCGCGCTGCGGACAAGGCGCAGGCGGCGCTCGCCGACGCGCAACGGCGAGAGGCGCAGGCCGAGACAGCGTTCAACGAAGCGCAGGCGGCGTTCGCATCGGCGATCGAGACGGTGACGAAGTCGCGTATCCTGTCGTCGATCGACGGCGCGGTGGTCTCGCGCAACGCCGAGGTCGGCGCGAAGGTCGCCGAGGCCGACGAACTGTTCGTCGTCGCCCCCGCGCCCCTGGCGCTGCAGATCGAGGCCCATGCGGCGGATGCGAGCGCGGTCCATGTCGGCGACAAGGCGAGCTTCACAGTGGACGCGCTCGGCGACCGCGCCTTCACCGGAACCGTCGCCAAGCTCGGCGAGGCCGATCTCGTCGTCATCGACGCCGCCGATCCGGACCATGCGCTGAAACCCGGCATGACCGCCAATGTCGAGATCGAGACCGGCGCGCGGCCTCAATAG